From Mytilus trossulus isolate FHL-02 unplaced genomic scaffold, PNRI_Mtr1.1.1.hap1 h1tg000103l__unscaffolded, whole genome shotgun sequence, one genomic window encodes:
- the LOC134699991 gene encoding tetraspanin-1-like, translating to MTLEEGGRRTCIKVTIILVNIPVALFGLVAAGLGIWIAMDDPSFMHFTHLDEIELFDTSYVKTGSYIIVAGGFGVALFGILGIVAAATESMILLAAYTMLIALAMAVEVAATVLGVVFKHTVENTMEKAIGRSITEEFEGIADSENAFTIHFNAVQQKLECCGFNNSADFSKATKWNTTVNNVTQQIPPACCKNMTLSDQCVANPTPVNSYTMGCKEALADLFERYFSVIIGVAATLVFCQLVMMILSFLMMCTKVENSYNFKE from the exons ATGACTTTAGAGGAAGGTGGTCGGAGAACATGCATCAAAGTTACAATTATATTGGTCAACATACCAGTAGCG CTGTTTGGTCTTGTTGCAGCCGGACTTGGGATATGGATAGCTATGGATGACCCTAGCTTCATGCATTTTACACATCTGGATGAAATAGAACTGTTTGATACCTCCTATGTAAAGACTGGGTCATACATCATCGTTGCTGGTGGTTTTGGTGTAGCATTATTCGGTATACTGGGCATCGTAGCTGCAGCAACAGAGAGTATGATACTATTAGCTGCT TATACAATGTTAATTGCGTTAGCGATGGCTGTTGAAGTAGCGGCAACAGTATTGGGAGTTGTTTTCAAACATACG GTGGAAAATACTATGGAGAAGGCAATAGGGAGAAGTATAACAGAAGAATTTGAAGGGATAGCAGATAGCGAGAATGCATTTACCATACATTTTAATGCAGTACAGCAAAAA ttGGAGTGCTGTGGTTTTAATAATTCGGCCGATTTCTCTAAGGCTACTAAATGGAATACTACTGTCAACAACGTTACTCAACAGATCCCTCCGGCATGCTGTAAAAATATGACGTTATCGGACCAATGTGTGGCAAATCCCACACCCGTCAACTCGTACACAATG GGATGTAAAGAGGCGTTAGCAGATTTGTTTGAAAGATATTTCTCTGTTATAATTGGAGTAGCTGCTACACTTGTTTTCTGTCAG ttagTTATGATGATCTTGTCTTTCCTGATGATGTGTACAAAAGTGGAGAATTCTTACAATTTCAAAGAATAA